GGACAAGACATCAGGGTCGGGGTTTCGGTCGAAGAATCAGTACTTGTTTGGAAAAATTGATATGCAGATAAAGCTTGTGCCTGGTAACTCTGCTGGCACCGTTACAGCTTACTATGTGAGTATTTATATACTATACTTCATCCTGTATAACTTACTTAGCAACttaatttatgttaattattcTGGTTTTTCATACTTCATATTTATATCCTGCATGCAACTGCGGGTCtaatatttttatgtatttgttgatTTTGCAGCTGTCGTCGTTGGGTTCTACTCATGACGAAATAGACTTCGAGTTTCTAGGCAACCTAAGTGGAGACCCTTATATTCTGCACACAAATGTTTTCACGCAAGGGAAGGGGAATAGGGAGCAACAGTTCTACCTTTGGTTTGATCCCACCAAAGACTTCCATACCTACTCCATCTTGTGGAACCCTCAAACCATCATGTAAAATTAggctccctccctctctctattatttttttacttataggTACCATATTTACTGACTGCATGTCTTACTGAATGAGATTCAAAAGATATTTAGTTACGTGTTAACGAATTCTCATTTTTACAACTAGAGACATGATTAGTGGCACAGTCAGTAAATATGGTACATATacgtaaacatgaaaacagtgTTCTACCATTTTATGTTGTCATCAAATTGTACATCTAAACCGTTGATCGGATTGAGTTCTTTGATGAACGTGTGGTCTAAATTTACAGTCCAACACAAGTCGTAAAGAGAGCATCGCTGATAGCCCATGCATGtagttttattcattttttccaTGATGTATActaaacttttttgtttttttttttctttgttgaatagCTTCTCTGTGGATGGAACACCCATTAGAGAGTTCAAGAACTTAGAATCTAAGGGAGTCTCTTTCCCAAAGGACCAAGGCATGTGGATATACTCAAGCCTATGGAATGCAGACGATTGGGCCACGCGCGGCGGACTTGTGAAGACGGATTGGAGCAAAGCCCCCTTCACAGCCTCCTACAGAAACTTCAACGCCCAAGCTTGCACTTGGTCTTCAGGCACTTCCCGTTGTCCTTCAGAGTCCCCGAACGAGTCGAGCTGGTTAACTCAGTCACTCGATTCCACAGGGCAAGAGAGAATGAAATGGGTTCAGAAGAACTACATGATTTACAACTACTGCAGAGATACCAAGCGCTTCCCACAAGGATTTCCTCCTGAGTGCTCTGCTGCATGAATTTCATCCATTTCCTCCATTCCACGTAAAAAGATTGAGATATATGctatatgttttatattttttgtattaggGAGTAATTGTAACGCAGCCACATGACCAATAAATGGACAAATCAAGTGTTTTTGATATGAACGGTGGAGAATCGACTGGCTAATGTCTGCGTTTATAGCACAGTTATTATTTAAGATACGAGCATTTCCAAGAGACTCTCTAAAACAATCAAAGGACAAAGCATTTGAGCTATGATTTGAGTATAATTAAGCACACAAGCAACCTAACTTTGTTAGGCAACAACCAATAGAGACAGTTTCGGATGTCACAAGTAAACCTGAAGCTTAGATGTTTTATCACCTAGTTTGGAAGGTTGCCGCTCCTACTGGAGAAAAATGATCTTAATGGAACCGCAATAGGTCATCATCATGACGTCCCAATCTAATAATGCGTTATCATGCATAAGTTTTTCTCTACACATACTGTGAAATAGAAGAATGCGGGTTGAATTGGTAATAACAGAAGGTTAATCACTAAttacactagtacaaaaacatacTTGCGCGACGGAACGAATTGCGTCACGCAAAGTAGGTTTGCGCAATGGTGACAACAAAACGTCACACAAAaacatacatatgtatatacGTACGTACGTGGGATATAGAAAGAAAGATCAACAGAAATTACCAACTGGATAAAAAATTACATTAATAAAAATTACTTTACTACCGAATCAATAAAGCCATCGAGGGAGGTTGTGAGGTTTGGTATACTCCAAGATAACGAACTCcgcataaaaaaattaaaaaataaaataagatataaaaaaataaaaaacaaaggattagtaatttgtatataaaaattattttgtctTGACCCACATATGCAAAGACGGACTTTTGGGGacttgaaattaaaataatagttCCATAAGCTAACATTTCATAGCACAACATTTTGTGGGGGCACTAAGGATACCGACCAAATTTTCGGGCACGGAGACGGCAACTCGGGCCATTCTCTTATCCAATGTATGGGAGTAGGAGCAATGGATGGGTCGTTATGGAAGTGTATATGCCGACATTAAGGAGAAGGAGAAGCGCTTCAACATATTCAAGGAAAATGTGGCATTTACTGAATCTTCCAATAAAGATGCAAACAAACTTTACAAATGAAGAATTCAAAGCTTCAAGAAATGGATTCATGGGGCATCAATGTTCCACAAAGACGACTCGtttcaaaaacagaaaatgttaAAGCACCACCACCTACCGTGAACTGGAGAAAGAACACAGCATTTAATTTATACAGCAAAAACAACACAACATTTCAGAACGTAAAGATGCGATACTGGCTATAATTCATTGTTAACAAAAGAGAGAATATCATTAACATCGCATGAACAAACACAATGCAGGCACCTGCTACCGATGATTCGGCATTTTTGTGAGGAACATGTTCTTACTTCTCCATATTACACTCCTCTTAAAACCCCAAGGCAAAGTCGCTTCAGGAGAAACATAGGCATTCTGACTCAATCTCAAGCTTTCTATATATGCATGACACTAATAAGCTACATCTCCCTTGGTGAATAAGTTGGAATTTGTATCACATCTAACGCCGAAAGAAGcaaaaaaattaagtaaaataaaAGCACAACATGCTGCAAACTAACCGTGGCCTGGCTGCTATCCAAGTAAACCAAGGCCTTTGCTAGCAACCAAATATAAATCTGCAAACTAAAATCAAATAACAATAGGGCAAAATATCACAAACATCCAGTTTTGAAAagtaagaaattaattaaaaatacatttgaCGAGCATAACATCCATAGATGATTCCTAGAGTATAGAACTATAGAGCATTAGAGGAAGTGTGTTCTCCAACGGTTAGTAACAAAGTACCAAACAAAGGGCACCTGTGCCAATGCATCATTTCAATCAATTTTACGAATAAGCAAATATCATTGTCAGAATTAACTTTATGAATAAACCCAATAGAGCATAGGCAACAAGAAAGAGCACATATGGGGCAAATGTTTGTGTATGGAAAAACAAACACAGAAAAAGAAATTCCAGCAAAAAGATATCTTCTAAGTAGGACGAGATTTCAACTTCTTTATACGTTTGACAGCCTTCCGTGCCTTCTTGACAGCAACAACTCTTACCATTTTCACCTTCTTAGTAGGCGAAGGCATTTCCCTAATCGGACCTGGAGGTACTCCTTTCTTGAGTGCACTTCCTCTAGGCGTAGCAGAAGGAGGTAGTCTTAAATCTTGCGGAGGTAAAGGGCTCTGGGGCTTCCACACCAAATTGTTTTTCATGGAAAACTTTACCTTCTTTGCACTCTTCTCTCCACTCTTTGCATTGGTGCCACCCTCGGCTTCttcttcaacagatttcttcattctctttctcttcttagAGATAGGACCCTTATCTGAAACTGTAGGCAAATCACAGGCGCTTGGAACGTCTTCATCCAAGCCAGCTTCAGCAGCAATCTTCTCAAACTGCATCTGCAGGTTCGATATCACATTATCCTCAAGTTTAAAAGCATCGGCATCAGTTACCTGATGATCATCTGAATTCTCACCATTTGTAGCTCCACTCTCATTCTCCCTGTCTGTAGAGCTCTTTTCAGAGTCTGAATCAAAACTCCCATTCtccttcttattcttctttttcttcttctttttcttctctgccTTTGTATTAGCACCACCAGGGCCCTTCTCATTCTTCTTGCACTTCTTCAAACGCTTTCCGGCAGACCCATTGGCCATGACAACATCAGCAGGCTCCGATTTACTTACGTCCATCTCCTCACTATCAAGGGGAACCAAATTCGGCACTTCCTCATCGTCCTGATAAACAACATCAGGAAAAGAAATCTCAATCCCAGAAGATTCCAACTCTTTCTCCAACTTCATAAACCCCTCGTGCAAGCCAAACAACACTTTCCTATTACCCTGGCAGCACTCAGGTGAAGACCCTGATTCATAAAACTTGCTTGCAAACCCCATTTTCAGCGCAATTGTCCCGAAGACAACAACCTCATCACCCAATTCTACATCATCCCCCGACTTCTTAACCTCCAACAGCCTCTTCCCCGCCCCGAGCAGCACATCGAACATATTACTCTTAATCTTCCCCAACAACACCTTATCGGACACTTGAGCCGAAACCCGAATAAAACCCACTAACAGAGCCTCAAGAACATCAGCCTTAAGCGGAAGAAACGGCCTAAGCTCTTCTAGAAAAACAGAGGCAATGTGGTAATTAACCCCATTCCCCAAACACTTATCATCCGCAAAAAAAGTCCTCTCCTCCAACACACCCATCAGACGTTTCACAAGCtccaaatcccacaaattatttCTCATCAAAGTAAAGAAACTAGTCATAAATCTGCGAATCGATAAGTAGAACTTGTCTAACCTCAGGGCGTCGATGCCGGACCACTCGCGGCGCATGGTGAGCAAGAACACCGAGAAGTAGTGGAGGGAGAGCGGGAGGTGGAGGCTGAGGACCAGAGCGGAGAGCCGATCGATGAGCTGGGTTTGGACCGGGACCTTGTCGGCGTGCCACAGGCAGTAGAAAAGGCCTTTCCAGAGCTTCCTCATGTGGTCGTCTTGGACGTTGAGTTGCGCCGGCAGCCATGTTTTGAGCAGGACCCTGAGGGCTCTGTCTCGGCTGCTTTTATCGCACGAAGCCAGTTGCTTTATCAGGGAGAGGCCTGCTTCCACCGCCGTGTCTGCCTCcatttttgagatttgtgcGGTGGTTTCAGATTGTGAGATGTACGCAAAAATAGCAGGGAAGGGCGAAGGGCGAAGGGCGAAGGGTGACGGGTGAAGGGACTGAAACTTAACGAACCCTAGAGGTGGGAATTTTGGGATACAAAAGCAGGAAGAGTTGGGAATGGGCCAGCAACTGCGTATGCCTACTCAACTGCTTTCGTCCAGTTTGTAGGCCCATTAGTCAATGGGTTTTGTAAACGAATCTTTGCCACGTACACATTTAACCCTATCACAACGCAACAATAGTAGGATGGTGACATGGCACGTAGGGTTTCTGTCCCAAATAATTCTTTAGGAAAGAGTATCCTCACTGGATTTTCTTTGTGAGGGATCTTGAAGATCCTTAAATCAaattcgttcattgtacatcgtgcggtaaataattattgtaaattttttatttaaaattgaatataaacagtacttgacgaaaattgaccgcacgTTGTACGAAAAAGAGATGTGATTAGAGGATCCCCGTGATCCTCAAAAAAAGGATCCCGTGAGGATCCTCTCTCATTCTTTACGTTTCTAAATGCCAGGGACAAactttgtaaactaaattatatgaaagttgatgattagattattatttaaacgttgataaacgtgctcatttatATTAGTGATActtaatttagtttgcaaattttttctacaaatttaatctcttaaTATTGCCTCTACCATTTATTACAAATGatatgaaaattgatgattagTTCTTAACTATTAACCCTACGAATCAATGTCGTCATTTTGTTGCGGTTCGTCTAAATCAATGTTAAAAACGGTCACGTGCCCCCACTTGACCGCTTTTTCGTGGGCAATCTCGTAAAACCACCTTGATCACTTATTGTATGACCTAATTCCGTCACCTCTCTGTCTCGTCTTCTAATTCTGCTTTGCTTTCTGAGGCAGTGTACGAcctagttgaaaaaaaaattggggatttCTTTTCCGTGAGATTCAATGGCATGAATTGGATTCGATTAAATTAGAAGATTGTTAGGAATGTTTTGGCTTTGTTTACAAGGGCACTGTGGTGGCTTGCGATGCCAGAAATACATTGAAAAAATGGGAAGTCATAATAATGTGGTGAATAGATCGAATCTCCTTTATTTTTTGAGTTTGTTCGCACTTTTAGTGGTCCCCATATGGTTTTTTGATCGGTTTGATTAGTGGGTATTTTCTTGTGAATTTTGTTGGTGTGGTGCTTTTTAATGTTGATATTGTATTGTTTGAATTGAGTCTAGAGTTTTATGTTTTCCTAATTCGCTACCGAGCTCAGTCGGGCGAATATGATGGATGCGATGGTGTGACGGTGAACCACGTTGCTGACTTCTACACCGAGTGACTTCATCCGAGGAAGGAACATTCTCGACCTTGGGTTCTAAAACTTGAACACAAGGTTATGCCTCCTCCTATGAAGTTCAACCTTCTACACCAAATTCGCCTGCTTCAACTATAGTTGTGAAAATATAGGTGCACCAAATCTATATCATGGACAAAGATACTCAAAGGAAATGAGCATCTTTATGGTGAACGTCGTACGATTGTTTGAATACCGAACTCTAAATGACACTTGTGAGTAACCGACCATAGAACACTCCACTTCAATGAGAAAGgcataaattaaattaaaatcaaataaattagcAGTTTAGGGTTAATTGGATGTTGATGAAGATGTTGAAAAGCTTTCACAAGGTCTGCCTTGGCAAGCGACGCCAGAGAGAGAACAACTTAGGTGTATGAGAATTATGTCCTCACACCTTGGCCTTGCACATTTATTTATACAAATCATGATAGGTTTTCTTGTCTTGCAAGTAATATAAACCTATAAGGATTTGATCTCCAAAACCTGTAGGGATTCTACTTTaagtttacacaatcacatttttaattaataattttacaCAACCATAATACGTTTCTCCACAATTTTGTAATGAATTATGTAGATATGTGTTAAATTAGAATTTTCTTTTAACATAATGATGGTTTTACAtatgtaataattttatattaaattcgTCTTTTTTATGAGATTTCAATTTAAGATATCTTATTtacgaaaaaaaattaagtgactcatatgaatttttttaaagagtTTATGTTGGGAAAAACTTTTGACTAGAAGAGTGAGGTGGACCGTCAGAAAGAAAGAGTGAATGGTAAACAGAAGGGACGGATGTAACCGAATAAAAAGGTTATATaatatgatgatgatggtgtTAATCTACAGTCAGCAGTAGTAAACAaagaagagaaatgttaagaggATTCTTTCAAAAAGGGAATTCTTCGTAAATTCTCTGTTACTTTGTATTtttgacacaatattttatatattagcACAAAAATTGATGTTAAATTACAAGAAGACAATGAGTCTGTAGAGATTTTAAAGATCGATAAAATCTCACTTTGAGAGAGGTGTGTTTAACATTTCTCaacaaaaaatgaacaaaaatgaGGGAGTCAAATCCAACAACTTCAAGGCATTCCACTCACTCAATCAGTCAGTCACTCGAGAGAGTAACCAACTATGATGAGTATTGAGAGTTGTCTTCGAACGggaaatgtagagagagagagagagagagagagagagaagaacgAGAGTGAAGACAATGAAGGGAGGGAATTAAAGAGGAGGTCGTGGCTGATGGAGCTGCTTGGAAGATGGACGCCTGGCAAGCTCATCAAGAAACGTGTTTTGGGGATTCGGTGCCTTTCTTGCCGCAAGCTCGCTcatcacctctctctctctctccaaatccaaattcaaatccatttcttcttctttacaGTTTGTGTATAAATTCAGAAATCCACTTGGCAATTACCCACTtatctgctctctctctctctctctctctctctctctctctctctctctctctctctctctctctctaggataggataggataggataggatagaataggatgaTCTGTTGTTGTTGAGAGGTGAGACCGAGTAAGTGTGGAGTCTGGTGGAAGGTAGGGGCTGGGCTGAGCTGGGAGTGTGGAGTCCCAGCCTGGGACCTTGAAGATGGATTGGCTGCACAAGCTAAGGAAGGCATTGCTTGCTCTCTCTGCCACCCTCAAACTTCGTAAATCTCTTGGTTTGTTCTTCCTCTTCCCTCTACCTACTTCATCTACTTTTCCACCTTGCTTTCTTTCCCACTTTTATGTTAACATGCCATTTTGGTACTCCATCAAATTCAAATGCCATATATACTCTTGTTACCCTTTCATGGCATTGGGTTTTGTGGGCTCAGATTATTGTAGCCATGGAAAAGGAATTTAGATTTCTACGTAGCTTTTATTAGCACTTCAGAAAAGTCATCGTGCACTGTTTGTTGAATAGAAATTTCATCAAGGAGTGCATTACAGCTGCGacatttttagagtgctaataacagttttcTTGACGTTTTACTAGAGAAAATGTAAGGTGAATTATGAATTAGGAATATATGTTGCATTGTCTTTATGACCAGGTGGTGGTATTGCAGGGAGTGTTGGTGGCGAGTGTGGTGGTGGAATAGGTGGTCTGCTAAAGCTTCAGGATGATGTACAAATGTGTGGATATGAAGATGTACAGATTATGTGGAACATGCTCAGCAAAGCTCAACACGAAGAGGTGATCGTGTCATCAACcacgacaacaacaaagccaAATCATAA
This Pyrus communis chromosome 6, drPyrComm1.1, whole genome shotgun sequence DNA region includes the following protein-coding sequences:
- the LOC137736896 gene encoding probable xyloglucan endotransglucosylase/hydrolase protein 23; this translates as MTKIFLVLVLLVFNVLVMASAGNFNQDFDITWGDGRAKILDNGQSLTLSLDKTSGSGFRSKNQYLFGKIDMQIKLVPGNSAGTVTAYYLSSLGSTHDEIDFEFLGNLSGDPYILHTNVFTQGKGNREQQFYLWFDPTKDFHTYSILWNPQTIIFSVDGTPIREFKNLESKGVSFPKDQGMWIYSSLWNADDWATRGGLVKTDWSKAPFTASYRNFNAQACTWSSGTSRCPSESPNESSWLTQSLDSTGQERMKWVQKNYMIYNYCRDTKRFPQGFPPECSAA
- the LOC137737041 gene encoding uncharacterized protein, whose protein sequence is MEADTAVEAGLSLIKQLASCDKSSRDRALRVLLKTWLPAQLNVQDDHMRKLWKGLFYCLWHADKVPVQTQLIDRLSALVLSLHLPLSLHYFSVFLLTMRREWSGIDALRLDKFYLSIRRFMTSFFTLMRNNLWDLELVKRLMGVLEERTFFADDKCLGNGVNYHIASVFLEELRPFLPLKADVLEALLVGFIRVSAQVSDKVLLGKIKSNMFDVLLGAGKRLLEVKKSGDDVELGDEVVVFGTIALKMGFASKFYESGSSPECCQGNRKVLFGLHEGFMKLEKELESSGIEISFPDVVYQDDEEVPNLVPLDSEEMDVSKSEPADVVMANGSAGKRLKKCKKNEKGPGGANTKAEKKKKKKKKNKKENGSFDSDSEKSSTDRENESGATNGENSDDHQVTDADAFKLEDNVISNLQMQFEKIAAEAGLDEDVPSACDLPTVSDKGPISKKRKRMKKSVEEEAEGGTNAKSGEKSAKKVKFSMKNNLVWKPQSPLPPQDLRLPPSATPRGSALKKGVPPGPIREMPSPTKKVKMVRVVAVKKARKAVKRIKKLKSRPT